The following proteins come from a genomic window of Streptomyces liliiviolaceus:
- a CDS encoding 4'-phosphopantetheinyl transferase family protein — protein MIEELLPESVVAVEAHADDHAEGTGAPTPYPELYPEEEALIARAVEKRRREFTVVRGCARRAMEKLGVPPQAVVSGDRGAPRWPAGLIGSMTHCEGYAAAALARASDLASLGIDAEPHLPLPADVLPSVALPDEVRRLDELAGEHPQIHWDRLLFSAKESVYKAWFPLTGKWLDFSEADIEVFMDPGHTTSGGLSAGLLVPGPVVDGRRIGRFEGRWTVGRGLVATSVTVPHGQD, from the coding sequence GTGATCGAGGAACTGCTCCCGGAGTCGGTCGTGGCCGTGGAGGCGCACGCTGACGACCACGCCGAGGGCACCGGCGCCCCGACGCCGTACCCCGAGCTGTATCCCGAGGAAGAGGCGCTGATCGCGCGCGCCGTCGAGAAGCGGCGCCGTGAGTTCACCGTGGTCCGCGGGTGCGCCAGACGTGCCATGGAGAAGCTCGGCGTGCCCCCGCAGGCCGTCGTCAGCGGCGACCGGGGAGCCCCGCGGTGGCCCGCCGGGCTGATCGGCAGCATGACGCACTGCGAGGGCTACGCCGCCGCCGCGCTGGCCCGGGCGAGCGACCTGGCCTCCCTCGGCATCGACGCGGAGCCCCATCTGCCGCTGCCCGCCGACGTGCTGCCCTCGGTGGCGCTGCCCGACGAGGTCCGGCGGCTGGACGAGCTCGCCGGAGAGCATCCGCAGATCCACTGGGACCGGCTCCTGTTCAGCGCCAAGGAGTCGGTCTACAAGGCGTGGTTCCCCCTCACCGGGAAATGGCTCGACTTCTCGGAGGCCGACATCGAGGTCTTCATGGATCCCGGACACACCACGTCCGGCGGCCTGAGCGCCGGACTCCTCGTACCCGGACCGGTGGTGGACGGCCGTCGCATCGGCCGCTTCGAAGGACGCTGGACGGTGGGCCGGGGACTCGTGGCGACCTCGGTGACCGTGCCGCACGGGCAGGACTGA
- a CDS encoding metallophosphoesterase family protein: MTTADRQGRLLAISDLHIGYAENRALVEEMRPETDDDWLLVAGDVAETVADIRWALETLSRRFRKVIWAPGNHELWTHPKDTVTLRGVARYEYLVRLCRELGVITPEDPYPVWEGPDGPVVVAPLFLLYDYSFLPAGCATKEEGLAYAHGTGIVCTDEHVLHPDPYPSREAWCRARVAETERRLAEIPDGLPTVLVNHYPLDRHPTEVLWYPEFAMWCGTRLTADWHRTHRVAVMVYGHLHIPRTTWLDGVRFEEVSVGYPREWRKRPEPPGTLRRILPMEVGSGDRGTAPGVGRGRGGAR, encoded by the coding sequence GTGACGACGGCTGACCGTCAGGGCCGGCTGCTGGCCATCAGCGACCTGCACATCGGATACGCCGAGAACCGGGCCCTCGTCGAGGAGATGCGCCCCGAGACCGACGACGACTGGCTCCTCGTGGCCGGCGACGTCGCGGAGACGGTGGCCGACATCCGCTGGGCCCTCGAAACGCTCAGCCGGCGCTTCCGGAAGGTGATCTGGGCACCGGGCAACCACGAACTGTGGACCCACCCGAAGGACACCGTCACCCTGCGCGGAGTGGCCCGCTACGAATACCTCGTGCGGCTCTGCCGCGAGCTGGGCGTGATCACCCCCGAGGACCCCTACCCCGTGTGGGAGGGCCCCGACGGACCGGTCGTGGTGGCCCCGCTCTTCCTCCTCTACGACTACTCGTTCCTGCCCGCGGGCTGTGCGACCAAGGAAGAGGGCCTCGCGTACGCCCACGGCACCGGCATCGTCTGCACCGACGAGCACGTGCTGCACCCCGACCCGTACCCCAGCCGTGAGGCCTGGTGCCGGGCCCGGGTGGCCGAGACCGAACGCAGACTCGCGGAGATCCCCGACGGGCTGCCCACGGTGCTCGTGAACCACTACCCGCTGGACCGGCACCCCACGGAAGTCCTCTGGTACCCGGAGTTCGCCATGTGGTGCGGCACCCGGCTCACCGCGGACTGGCACCGCACCCACCGCGTGGCCGTCATGGTCTACGGCCACCTGCACATTCCCCGCACCACCTGGCTCGACGGCGTCCGCTTCGAAGAGGTGTCCGTGGGTTACCCCCGCGAGTGGCGCAAGCGCCCGGAACCGCCGGGCACACTGCGCCGTATTCTGCCGATGGAGGTCGGATCCGGTGATCGAGGAACTGCTCCCGGAGTCGGTCGTGGCCGTGGAGGCGCACGCTGA
- a CDS encoding ATP-grasp domain-containing protein, with amino-acid sequence MVSRVRVWLNRTYAENVFFMDQLRRNPCGRAVEIHATHGDPDSPILAAADIAAMEPEGLSPAAYVEYALDQCVRNSIDVFVPVLHQTALAEHREEFAAVGTALLAPPAEAVHTFQDKVVAYEAVEKLGVPVPPWSRVRTAEELIAAVDALEAAGHKACFKPASGAGGVGFRIITRTPFSLLHLSGFPSPYMPLDLVVQALRQADGPVDWLVMPLLGEPEVSVDCLTGPDGRVRMAVGRTKNGRRRGFTLDPSFIEPARTLAEGFGLHYLTNIQFRMLGDEPVLMDVNTRPAGGLHQLSQCGINAPWAAVRLALGEEPGDVVPPFLGSDYAVVSGPRAVRPVSAPEQHADLDLPAHVPAPDAVSEAQPAHAPHSAKASRTAQAAQSSDRPLTV; translated from the coding sequence ATGGTCTCTCGCGTACGCGTCTGGCTCAACCGCACGTACGCGGAGAACGTGTTCTTCATGGATCAGCTGCGGCGAAATCCGTGTGGCCGCGCGGTCGAGATCCACGCCACCCACGGTGACCCCGACTCCCCGATCCTGGCCGCCGCCGACATCGCCGCGATGGAGCCGGAGGGGCTGTCCCCGGCCGCCTACGTCGAGTACGCGCTCGACCAGTGCGTCCGGAACTCGATCGACGTGTTCGTGCCCGTCCTGCACCAGACCGCCCTGGCCGAGCACCGCGAGGAGTTCGCCGCGGTCGGCACCGCGCTGCTCGCGCCGCCCGCCGAGGCCGTGCACACCTTCCAGGACAAGGTCGTCGCGTACGAGGCCGTCGAGAAGCTCGGTGTGCCGGTGCCCCCGTGGTCGCGGGTCCGCACCGCCGAGGAGCTGATCGCCGCGGTCGACGCACTGGAGGCCGCCGGTCACAAGGCGTGCTTCAAGCCCGCCTCCGGAGCCGGTGGCGTCGGCTTCCGCATCATCACGCGCACCCCGTTCTCGCTCCTGCACCTGAGCGGCTTCCCCAGCCCGTACATGCCGCTGGATCTGGTCGTCCAGGCGCTGCGGCAGGCGGACGGGCCCGTGGACTGGCTCGTCATGCCCCTTCTGGGCGAGCCCGAGGTGTCCGTGGACTGCCTCACCGGCCCGGACGGACGGGTCCGGATGGCGGTGGGCCGTACGAAGAACGGGCGGCGGCGCGGCTTCACGCTCGACCCGTCGTTCATCGAGCCCGCGCGGACCCTCGCGGAGGGCTTCGGGCTGCACTACCTGACGAACATCCAGTTCCGGATGCTCGGTGACGAGCCGGTCCTCATGGACGTCAACACGCGCCCGGCGGGCGGTCTGCACCAGCTCTCGCAGTGCGGGATCAACGCGCCGTGGGCCGCCGTGCGCCTCGCGCTCGGCGAGGAGCCGGGCGATGTCGTCCCGCCGTTCCTCGGCTCGGACTACGCGGTGGTGTCCGGGCCGCGCGCGGTGCGTCCCGTGTCGGCGCCGGAGCAGCACGCGGACCTGGACCTGCCCGCCCACGTGCCGGCGCCGGACGCCGTCTCGGAGGCGCAGCCGGCCCATGCGCCCCACTCGGCCAAGGCGAGTCGTACGGCTCAGGCCGCGCAGTCCTCGGACAGGCCCTTGACCGTCTGA
- a CDS encoding sulfotransferase family protein, with translation MRDPRMSAIGKGLRRRGRLMAQAVSPPRRGLDAVPAPRDTEGSRAGDGYVAPRAPRLVDSPVFVLSCVRSGSTLLRVLLNSHSSIRAPHEMHLRTLHVHLSRDFTADAMRALELDKEELEHTLWDRVMHLELARSGKQIIVDKTPPNTLIWPRLHRCWPNARYIVLLRHPGAVVASLTDRRTDPDPEQIRAEVLDYGVRLDEARRTLDAHVMTYEDLTADPERTTRGLCDYLDVPWESAMLDYGKKDHGTFRPQLGDWSPTIRSGRIQPARPADPKVELPPQLDELAKAWGYPID, from the coding sequence GTGCGAGACCCGCGCATGTCCGCGATCGGCAAGGGCCTGAGGCGCCGCGGCAGACTGATGGCCCAGGCGGTGAGCCCGCCGCGCCGCGGCCTCGACGCCGTGCCCGCGCCCCGCGACACCGAGGGCTCCCGCGCCGGGGACGGCTATGTGGCGCCCCGCGCCCCGCGGCTGGTGGACTCGCCGGTCTTCGTCCTGTCCTGCGTCCGCTCGGGCTCGACCCTCCTGCGGGTCCTGCTGAACAGCCACAGCAGCATCCGCGCCCCGCACGAGATGCATCTGCGCACCCTGCACGTCCATCTCTCCCGCGACTTCACCGCCGACGCCATGCGGGCGCTGGAGCTGGACAAGGAGGAGCTGGAGCACACGCTGTGGGACCGGGTGATGCACCTGGAACTGGCCCGCTCCGGCAAGCAGATCATCGTCGACAAGACCCCGCCCAACACCCTCATCTGGCCGCGCCTGCACCGATGTTGGCCCAACGCCCGCTACATCGTGCTGCTGCGCCACCCCGGTGCCGTGGTCGCCTCCCTCACCGACCGCCGCACCGACCCCGACCCCGAGCAGATCCGCGCCGAGGTCCTCGACTACGGCGTACGGCTCGACGAGGCCCGCCGCACGCTCGACGCCCATGTGATGACGTACGAGGACCTCACCGCCGATCCCGAGCGGACCACGCGCGGACTGTGCGACTACCTTGACGTGCCCTGGGAGAGCGCGATGCTCGACTACGGGAAGAAGGACCACGGCACGTTCCGGCCGCAGCTCGGCGACTGGAGTCCCACCATCAGGTCGGGCCGCATCCAGCCGGCCCGACCGGCCGACCCGAAAGTCGAACTACCCCCACAACTGGACGAGTTGGCCAAGGCGTGGGGGTATCCGATCGACTGA
- a CDS encoding alpha-mannosidase gives MHDERRRIEERVQRLHDQRIKAAIYAAAVPFEIEAWQAPGEPVPFEEAASAPYTPFEMGTPWGPPWGTTWFRMRGRVPAEWAGRRVEAVIDLGFVGDWPGNQAEALVHLTDGTPLKAVNPLNQYVAIANPAVGGEEIDYLVEAASNPDILADDFSKVTPMGDVRTAGDKPLYTFRRADIAVLDEEVWHLDLDIQVLRELMLELGEHDPRRHEITHALDRALDLLDLDDVAGSAADVRAALKPALARPANASAHIVSGVGHAHIDSAWLWPIRETKRKTSRTFSNVTSLADEYEDFIFACSQAQQYEWVRDNYPKVWARIQESVKKGQWAPVGGMWVEADGNLPGGEAVARQFVHGKRFFIEHFGVETKGVWLPDSFGYTASYPQLAKLAGNEWFLTQKISWNQTNKFPHHTFWWEGIDGTRIFTHFPPVDTYNARFSGEEMARATNNYQEKGVGTRSLAPFGWGDGGGGPTREIMERARRLADLEGSPKVVVEHPDDFFAKARAEYPDAPVWVGELYLELHRATYTSQARTKQGNRRSEHKLREAELWATTAALHAPGYAYPHEKLDRLWKTVLLHQFHDILPGSSIAWVHREAEAEYARVAEEVEALTAEAVTALGAGDPRVFNTSPVERREVVRTADGALAHTVVPANGSAPLGSGSGSGEVPHPVTVTGRVLDNGLVRVEIAEDGTLSSVRDLRAGGREVLADKGNLLRLHTDLPNYWDAWDVDKHYKNRYTDLLDAEYVTVVEDDPLLGAIRVERSFGNGSRITQTISLRAGSPRIDFETDIDWHEAEKFLKAGFPVDIRAAHSSAEIAFGHIQRPTHTNTTWESARFEVSGHRWVHLGEPGYGVAVINDSTYGHDVSRTVREDGGTTTTVRLSLVRAPRIPDPAADQGRHHFTYALLPGATIEDAVAEGYSLNLPLRVADSAGTPEPVVSVEGEGVTIEAVKLADDASGDVVVRLYESRGGRAQGTLRTSFPLAGAEITDLLERPLSTADTDGNGVPVTLRPFEIQTLRLAVGK, from the coding sequence ATGCACGACGAACGCCGGCGAATCGAGGAGCGCGTCCAGCGCCTCCACGACCAGCGCATCAAGGCCGCGATCTACGCCGCCGCCGTGCCCTTCGAGATCGAGGCATGGCAGGCCCCGGGGGAGCCCGTCCCCTTCGAGGAGGCCGCGTCCGCCCCGTACACGCCCTTCGAGATGGGCACCCCCTGGGGGCCGCCCTGGGGGACGACCTGGTTCCGGATGCGCGGGCGGGTGCCCGCCGAGTGGGCGGGGCGGCGCGTCGAGGCGGTCATCGACCTCGGCTTCGTCGGCGACTGGCCCGGCAACCAGGCCGAAGCACTCGTCCACCTCACCGACGGCACCCCGCTGAAGGCGGTCAACCCGCTCAACCAGTACGTGGCGATCGCCAACCCCGCCGTCGGCGGCGAGGAGATCGACTACCTGGTCGAGGCGGCCTCCAACCCGGACATCCTCGCCGACGACTTCTCCAAGGTCACGCCGATGGGCGACGTCCGCACCGCGGGCGACAAGCCGCTCTACACCTTCCGGCGCGCGGACATCGCCGTCCTCGACGAGGAGGTCTGGCACCTCGACCTCGACATCCAGGTCCTGCGCGAGCTGATGCTGGAGCTGGGCGAGCACGACCCCCGCCGGCACGAGATCACCCATGCCCTGGACCGGGCCCTGGATCTGCTGGACCTCGACGACGTCGCCGGCTCGGCCGCCGACGTACGGGCCGCGCTGAAGCCCGCGCTGGCCAGGCCTGCCAACGCCAGCGCCCACATCGTCTCCGGCGTCGGCCACGCGCACATCGATTCCGCCTGGCTCTGGCCGATCCGCGAGACCAAGCGCAAGACGTCCCGCACCTTCTCGAACGTCACCTCGCTGGCCGACGAGTACGAGGACTTCATCTTCGCCTGCTCGCAGGCCCAGCAGTACGAGTGGGTGCGCGACAACTACCCGAAGGTCTGGGCCCGCATCCAGGAGTCCGTCAAGAAGGGCCAGTGGGCGCCGGTCGGCGGCATGTGGGTGGAGGCCGACGGCAACCTGCCCGGCGGCGAGGCCGTCGCCCGCCAGTTCGTCCACGGCAAGCGGTTCTTCATCGAGCACTTCGGCGTCGAGACCAAGGGCGTGTGGCTGCCGGACTCCTTCGGCTACACCGCGTCCTACCCGCAGCTCGCCAAGCTGGCCGGCAACGAGTGGTTCCTGACCCAGAAGATCTCCTGGAACCAGACCAACAAGTTCCCGCACCACACCTTCTGGTGGGAGGGCATCGACGGCACGCGGATCTTCACCCACTTCCCGCCCGTCGACACCTACAACGCCCGCTTCAGCGGCGAGGAGATGGCCCGCGCCACCAACAACTACCAGGAGAAGGGTGTCGGCACCCGCTCGCTGGCCCCCTTCGGCTGGGGCGACGGGGGCGGCGGCCCCACCCGCGAGATCATGGAGCGGGCGCGCCGGCTCGCCGACCTGGAGGGCTCGCCCAAGGTCGTCGTCGAGCACCCCGACGACTTCTTCGCCAAGGCCCGCGCGGAGTACCCCGACGCCCCGGTCTGGGTCGGCGAGCTGTACCTGGAGCTGCACCGGGCCACCTACACCTCGCAGGCCCGCACCAAGCAGGGCAACCGCCGCAGCGAGCACAAGCTCCGCGAGGCCGAGCTGTGGGCCACGACGGCCGCGCTGCACGCGCCCGGCTACGCCTACCCGCACGAGAAGCTGGACCGGCTCTGGAAGACGGTCCTGCTCCACCAGTTCCACGACATCCTGCCGGGCTCCTCGATCGCCTGGGTGCACCGCGAGGCGGAGGCCGAGTACGCGCGCGTCGCCGAGGAGGTCGAGGCACTGACCGCCGAGGCCGTCACCGCGCTCGGCGCGGGCGACCCCCGCGTCTTCAACACGAGCCCCGTCGAACGCCGGGAGGTCGTACGGACCGCCGACGGCGCCCTGGCCCACACGGTCGTCCCGGCGAACGGCAGCGCGCCCCTCGGCAGCGGCTCCGGCTCCGGGGAGGTGCCGCACCCCGTGACCGTCACCGGCCGCGTCCTCGACAACGGCCTGGTCCGCGTCGAGATCGCCGAGGACGGCACCCTGTCCTCCGTACGCGATCTGCGCGCCGGCGGCCGTGAGGTCCTCGCGGACAAGGGCAACCTGCTCCGCCTCCACACCGACCTCCCCAACTACTGGGACGCCTGGGACGTCGACAAGCACTACAAGAACCGCTACACGGACCTGCTGGACGCCGAGTACGTGACGGTCGTCGAGGACGACCCGCTGCTCGGGGCGATCCGCGTGGAGCGCTCCTTCGGCAACGGCTCGCGCATCACGCAGACGATCAGCCTGCGCGCCGGCAGCCCCCGGATCGACTTCGAGACGGACATCGACTGGCACGAGGCCGAGAAGTTCCTCAAAGCGGGCTTCCCGGTGGACATCCGGGCGGCGCACTCGTCCGCCGAGATCGCCTTCGGCCACATCCAGCGGCCCACGCACACCAACACCACCTGGGAGTCGGCCCGCTTCGAGGTCTCCGGCCACCGCTGGGTCCACCTAGGCGAACCCGGCTACGGCGTCGCGGTCATCAACGACTCCACCTACGGCCACGACGTCTCCCGCACGGTCCGTGAGGACGGCGGTACGACGACCACGGTCCGGCTCAGCCTGGTCCGCGCCCCGCGCATCCCGGACCCGGCGGCCGACCAGGGCAGGCACCACTTCACCTACGCGCTGCTGCCCGGCGCGACCATCGAGGACGCGGTCGCCGAGGGCTACTCCCTCAACCTGCCGCTGCGGGTGGCGGACTCGGCGGGCACCCCCGAACCGGTCGTCTCCGTCGAAGGGGAGGGCGTCACCATCGAGGCCGTGAAGCTCGCCGACGACGCCTCGGGCGATGTCGTCGTACGCCTCTACGAGTCCCGCGGCGGCCGGGCGCAGGGCACCCTGCGCACGAGCTTCCCGCTGGCCGGCGCCGAGATCACCGACCTCCTGGAGCGCCCGCTGTCGACGGCGGACACGGACGGGAACGGCGTGCCCGTCACCCTGCGCCCCTTCGAGATCCAGACACTGCGCCTGGCCGTGGGGAAGTGA
- a CDS encoding 6-phospho-beta-glucosidase — translation MKLTILGGGGFRVPLVYGALLGDRGEGRVTDVVLHDLDQGRLSAVARVLAEQAAAHPDAPSVTATTDLDEALRGADFIFSAIRVGGLEGRAADERVALDQGVLGQETVGAGGIAYGLRTVPVAVDIARRVARLAPDAWLINFTNPAGLVTEAMSRHLGDRVIGICDSPVGLGRRIARVLGANPREAWIDYVGLNHLGWVRGLHVAGRDELPRLLADTDLLGSFEEGKLFGTDWLQSLGAIPNEYLHYYYFNREAVRAYSQAEKTRGAFLRDQQAHFYEEMSRPDSAALTAWDRTRAEREATYMSENRETAGAGERDADDLSGGYEKVALALMRAIARDERTTLILNVRNQGTLAALDADAVIEVPCLVDANGAHPVAVAPLPGHATGLVCAVKAVEREVLAAAGSGSRATAVKAFALHPLVDSVNVARNLVDGYTAVHPGLAYLK, via the coding sequence GTGAAGCTGACGATTCTGGGCGGCGGCGGATTCCGCGTGCCGCTCGTGTACGGGGCGCTCCTGGGCGACCGCGGCGAGGGCCGCGTCACCGACGTCGTCCTGCACGACCTGGACCAGGGACGGCTCTCGGCCGTCGCCCGGGTCCTCGCCGAGCAGGCGGCGGCGCACCCGGACGCGCCGTCCGTGACCGCCACCACGGATCTCGACGAGGCGCTGCGCGGCGCCGACTTCATCTTCTCCGCGATCCGCGTCGGCGGTCTCGAAGGCCGCGCCGCCGACGAGCGGGTCGCCCTCGACCAGGGCGTCCTCGGCCAGGAGACCGTCGGCGCCGGCGGCATCGCCTACGGCCTGCGCACGGTGCCCGTGGCCGTCGACATCGCCCGGCGCGTCGCCCGCCTCGCGCCCGACGCCTGGCTGATCAACTTCACCAACCCGGCGGGCCTGGTCACCGAGGCCATGTCCCGCCACCTCGGCGACCGCGTCATCGGCATCTGCGACTCCCCGGTCGGCCTCGGCCGCCGCATCGCCCGGGTGCTGGGCGCGAACCCGCGCGAGGCCTGGATCGACTACGTCGGCCTCAACCACCTCGGCTGGGTCCGCGGACTCCATGTCGCAGGCCGCGACGAACTCCCGCGGCTGCTCGCGGACACCGACCTGCTCGGCTCCTTCGAGGAGGGCAAGCTCTTCGGCACCGACTGGCTCCAGTCGCTCGGCGCCATCCCGAACGAGTATCTGCACTACTACTACTTCAACCGCGAGGCCGTCCGCGCCTACAGCCAGGCCGAGAAGACCCGCGGCGCGTTCCTGCGCGACCAGCAGGCCCACTTCTACGAGGAGATGAGCCGTCCGGACAGTGCCGCTCTCACCGCCTGGGACCGTACGAGGGCCGAGCGCGAGGCCACGTACATGTCCGAGAACCGGGAGACGGCCGGGGCGGGCGAGCGCGACGCCGACGACCTCTCCGGCGGCTACGAGAAGGTGGCGCTCGCCCTGATGCGGGCCATCGCCCGTGACGAGCGGACCACGCTCATCCTCAACGTCCGCAACCAGGGCACCCTCGCGGCGCTCGACGCGGACGCCGTCATCGAGGTGCCCTGCCTCGTCGACGCCAACGGCGCGCACCCGGTCGCGGTCGCCCCGCTGCCCGGCCACGCCACCGGTCTGGTGTGCGCGGTGAAGGCCGTGGAGCGGGAGGTGCTGGCCGCCGCCGGGTCGGGATCGCGCGCCACGGCCGTGAAGGCCTTCGCGCTCCATCCGCTGGTCGACTCGGTGAATGTGGCCCGCAACCTGGTGGACGGGTACACCGCGGTCCATCCTGGTCTCGCCTACCTCAAGTAA
- a CDS encoding DeoR/GlpR family DNA-binding transcription regulator: MLAERRHQLILRALRSGGPAAVTDLSEQLGVSPATVRRDLLKLEEEGLLTRVHGGAVAEEGDQPFAEVAEVRVAEKDAIAARAAALVEDGQSVLLDIGTTAYRLARQLHGRRITVITSNLVVYEELVDDEAIELVLLGGMVRREYRSLVGFLTEDNLRQLHADWLFLGTSGVRPGGQVMDTTVVEVPVKRAMIKAADRVVLLADRAKFPGTGMAKVCGPEDLDVVVTNAPADAGTRAALEEAGVRVVLT, from the coding sequence GTGCTGGCAGAGAGACGACATCAACTCATCCTGCGGGCCCTGCGCTCCGGCGGCCCCGCGGCCGTGACCGACCTCTCGGAGCAGCTCGGCGTGAGCCCCGCCACCGTCCGGCGCGACCTGCTCAAGCTGGAGGAGGAGGGCCTGCTCACCCGGGTGCACGGCGGGGCGGTCGCCGAGGAGGGCGACCAGCCCTTCGCCGAGGTCGCCGAGGTGCGCGTGGCCGAGAAGGACGCCATAGCGGCGCGTGCGGCGGCCCTCGTCGAGGACGGCCAGTCCGTGCTGCTCGACATCGGCACCACCGCCTACCGGCTGGCCCGGCAGCTGCACGGCCGCCGGATCACCGTGATCACCAGCAACCTCGTGGTCTACGAGGAGCTGGTGGACGACGAGGCCATCGAGCTGGTGCTGCTCGGCGGCATGGTCCGCCGCGAGTACCGCTCCCTGGTCGGCTTCCTCACCGAGGACAATCTGCGCCAGCTGCATGCGGACTGGCTGTTCCTGGGAACGAGCGGGGTACGGCCGGGAGGGCAGGTGATGGACACGACCGTCGTCGAGGTGCCGGTGAAGCGCGCCATGATCAAGGCGGCCGACCGGGTCGTCCTGCTCGCCGACCGCGCCAAGTTCCCGGGGACGGGGATGGCGAAGGTCTGCGGGCCAGAGGACCTGGACGTCGTGGTGACCAACGCACCGGCGGACGCCGGGACGCGGGCCGCCCTGGAAGAGGCGGGCGTACGCGTGGTGCTCACGTGA
- a CDS encoding carbohydrate kinase family protein codes for MGETRPDARPDVLLTGLLFYDLVLTGLGKPPTPGEEIWTDGMGTSPGGIANLAVAAARYGLRTSLATVFGDDYYGAYSRGILAGQEHIDLSLSRTADGWHTPVTVSIAYGHDRALVTHGQEPPYSQDALMGDPPAARTALVHIEAEPRDWIAKAAANGTKIYADVGWDPTQQWSSALLDQLALCHAFVPNDTEAMAYTRTDTAADALSRLSELVPVAVVTRGRDGAIAVDQTTGEHADVPALATDVLDATGAGDVFGASFVAASLEGWPLEERLRFAVLAAGLSVQRHSGALAAPGWYGIHQWWRSLKNPELRRAYGFLTDRMPVDPGPPVPHAPVTPPAPTALPISPDASPATHPF; via the coding sequence GTGGGTGAGACACGGCCCGACGCGCGGCCCGATGTGCTGCTGACCGGGCTGCTCTTCTACGACCTCGTCCTGACCGGTCTGGGCAAGCCGCCGACCCCCGGCGAGGAGATCTGGACCGACGGGATGGGCACGAGCCCGGGCGGCATCGCCAACCTGGCCGTGGCCGCGGCCCGTTACGGCCTCAGGACCTCGCTGGCCACCGTGTTCGGCGACGACTACTACGGCGCGTACAGCCGTGGGATCCTCGCCGGCCAGGAGCACATCGACCTCTCGCTCTCCCGTACGGCGGACGGCTGGCACACCCCGGTCACCGTCTCGATCGCGTACGGCCACGACCGGGCCCTGGTCACCCACGGCCAGGAGCCCCCGTACTCGCAGGACGCGCTGATGGGCGACCCGCCCGCCGCGCGCACGGCCCTCGTGCACATCGAGGCCGAACCCCGCGACTGGATCGCCAAGGCCGCCGCGAACGGCACGAAGATCTACGCGGACGTCGGCTGGGACCCCACCCAGCAGTGGTCCTCGGCTCTCCTCGACCAGCTCGCCCTGTGCCACGCCTTCGTCCCGAACGACACCGAGGCGATGGCGTACACCCGCACCGACACCGCGGCCGACGCGCTCTCCAGGCTCTCCGAGCTGGTGCCGGTGGCCGTGGTCACCCGCGGCCGGGACGGCGCGATCGCCGTCGACCAGACCACGGGCGAGCACGCCGACGTGCCCGCCCTCGCCACCGACGTCCTGGACGCGACGGGTGCCGGGGACGTCTTCGGCGCGAGCTTCGTCGCGGCCTCGCTGGAAGGCTGGCCCCTGGAGGAGCGGCTGCGCTTCGCGGTGCTGGCCGCCGGACTCTCCGTACAGCGGCACAGCGGGGCGCTCGCCGCGCCCGGCTGGTACGGCATCCACCAGTGGTGGCGCTCCCTCAAGAATCCCGAACTGCGGCGCGCGTACGGCTTCCTGACGGACCGTATGCCCGTCGATCCCGGCCCTCCGGTTCCCCACGCCCCGGTGACTCCACCTGCCCCCACGGCACTCCCGATCTCCCCCGACGCATCTCCCGCGACGCATCCCTTCTGA